In one Polycladomyces subterraneus genomic region, the following are encoded:
- a CDS encoding transposase → MKKESWKSTGSAVYNLNYHFVWSTKYRRRVLNESIGATLKESII, encoded by the coding sequence ATGAAAAAAGAGTCTTGGAAGTCAACAGGATCAGCAGTTTATAACCTAAATTATCATTTTGTATGGTCTACCAAATATCGAAGGAGGGTACTGAACGAATCGATTGGAGCAACATTGAAAGAGTCGATCATCCA